In Equus quagga isolate Etosha38 unplaced genomic scaffold, UCLA_HA_Equagga_1.0 204879_RagTag, whole genome shotgun sequence, the following proteins share a genomic window:
- the LOC124233552 gene encoding cystathionine beta-synthase-like protein codes for MPSETTQAEGGCAECPHLSKACLEEEPTEDKEAKACSWILPNTPSKCSWQLGSLSADSPHHHAPSTKAPKILPDILQNIGDTPMVKINKIGKKFGLKCELLAKCEFFNASGSVKDRIAVRMIEDAERAGILKPGDTIIEPTSGNTGIGLALAAAVKGYRCIIVMPEKMSMEKVDVLRALGAEIVRTPTNARFDSPESHFGVAWRLKNEIPNSHILDQYRNANNPLAHYDTTAEEILQQCDGKVDMLVASAGTGGTITGIGRKLKEKCPGCRIIGVDPVGSILAEPEELNQTEQTAYEVEGIGYDFVPTVLDRKVVDKWFKSNDEESFTFARMLISQEGLLCGGSSGSAMAGAVKAAQELQEGQRCVVILPDSVRNYM; via the exons ATGCCTTCCGAGACAACCCAAGCCGAAGGAGGGTGTGCAGAGTGTCCCCACCTCTCAAAGGCATGCCTGGAGGAGGAACCCACAGAGGACAAGGAAGCCAAGGCGTGCTCATGGATCCTCCCGAATACCCCCAGCAAGTGCTCCTGGCAGCTGGGCAGCCTGAGCGCCGACTCTCCACATCACCATGCTCCCTC GACAAAAGCCCCTAAAATCTTGCCAGATATCCTGCAGAACATTGGGGATACCCCCATGGTGAAAATCAATAAGATCGGGAAGAAGTTTGGCCTGAAGTGCGAGCTCC TGGCCAAGTGTGAGTTCTTCAATGCGAGCGGGAGTGTGAAGGACCGCATCGCTGTGAGGATGATTGAGGATGCCGAGCGGGCTGGGATTCTAAAGCCTGGGGACACGATCATCGAGCCGACATCCGGGAACACAG GGATCGGGCTGGCCCTGGCTGCCGCCGTGAAGGGCTATCGCTGCATCATCGTGATGCCGGAGAAGATGAGCATGGAGAAG GTGGACGTCCTGCGGGCCCTGGGGGCCGAGATTGTGCGGACACCCACCAATGCCAGATTCGACTCCCCTGAGTCACACTTTGGGGTGGCATGGAGGCTGAAGAATGAGATCCCCAATTCTCACATCCTGGACCAG TACCGCAACGCCAACAACCCCCTTGCTCACTACGACACCACTGCTGAGGAGATCCTGCAGCAGTGTGACG GGAAGGTGGACATGCTGGTGGCCTCAGCGGGCACGGGCGGCACCATTACGGGCATTGGCAGGAAGCTAAAGGAGAAGTGCCCTGGATGCAGA ATCATCGGGGTGGATCCTGTAGGCTCCATCCTGGCAGAGCCTGAGGAGCTGAACCAGACGGAGCAGACGGCCTACGAGGTGGAGGGCATCGGCTATGACTTCGTCCCCACGGTGCTGGACCGGAAG GTGGTGGACAAATGGTTCAAGAGCAATGATGAGGAGTCCTTCACCTTCGCCCGAATGCTGATCTCGCAGGAGGGACTGCTGTGTG